A single window of Cytobacillus dafuensis DNA harbors:
- the phnE gene encoding phosphonate ABC transporter, permease protein PhnE — protein sequence MSNTTRPLIKPKKNKTRIWLIYITLALIYIWAFSGMPIADVKETAAQVSKAIFSGIFSPDWDYVYLPDGEDLLRGLLDTLAIAILGTFISAFLCVPFAFLAATNMSKGRSLSNTGKFILSLIRTFPEIVMAIMFIKAVGPGSFAGVLALGLHSIGMLGKLFAEEIESVDPGPSEALTATGANRLQIIWFAILPQVLPGFLSYTLYRFEINVRSASILGVIGAGGIGTPLIFALSSRDWDRVGIILLGIIVMVTFIDLLSGYIRKKIV from the coding sequence ATGAGTAATACGACGAGACCTTTGATCAAGCCTAAAAAAAATAAAACCCGTATTTGGCTGATATACATAACATTAGCACTTATTTATATTTGGGCTTTCTCCGGGATGCCTATTGCTGATGTAAAAGAAACAGCTGCACAAGTGTCAAAAGCGATTTTCTCAGGCATCTTTAGCCCTGATTGGGATTATGTGTATTTACCTGATGGTGAAGATTTATTGCGGGGACTCTTAGATACATTAGCGATTGCGATTCTGGGAACATTCATTTCAGCCTTCCTATGCGTACCCTTTGCTTTCTTGGCAGCAACAAATATGAGCAAAGGCAGATCTCTTTCAAATACCGGTAAATTCATCCTTAGCTTAATACGCACATTTCCAGAGATCGTCATGGCCATCATGTTCATTAAAGCCGTTGGTCCAGGATCATTTGCTGGTGTGCTTGCATTAGGCTTACACTCGATCGGTATGCTCGGAAAGCTATTCGCAGAGGAAATTGAAAGCGTGGATCCAGGTCCTTCAGAAGCGTTAACCGCCACAGGGGCAAACCGTTTACAAATCATATGGTTTGCCATCCTGCCACAAGTATTGCCGGGCTTCTTGTCCTATACGCTATATCGTTTTGAAATTAATGTTCGCTCAGCATCGATTCTAGGCGTAATTGGAGCTGGAGGAATTGGAACACCTTTAATTTTTGCATTGAGCTCAAGAGATTGGGATCGAGTAGGAATTATTCTTCTTGGCATTATTGTTATGGTTACCTTTATTGATCTATTATCAGGATATATCCGTAAGAAGATTGTTTAG